In Penaeus monodon isolate SGIC_2016 chromosome 15, NSTDA_Pmon_1, whole genome shotgun sequence, a genomic segment contains:
- the LOC119582355 gene encoding probable acyl-CoA dehydrogenase 6: MLKLNILSFKVEITLDYILDFMIGSLIDTEINPHVDRWEAEGQFPAHEVFKKLGQAGFLGVTKPEEYGGLGLDYTYSVAMGEALGNVTCGAIPMAIAVQTDMATPALARFGSDYVKEQFLAPSISGDLVSCLGVSEPFGGSDVASLKTTARREGDDFVVNGQKMWITNAFQADWMCLLANTSQGAPHKNKSLICVPMDTPGIHLNKRIDKMGMRSSDTAQIFFEDVRVPAKNIIGQEGMGFTYQSRVNRELLFQEERLAAAPLLWPPGSLYPGETSSKKGTEGLWHPFPKIVHPSPGGAEFGGKLSPWVLADGQQISEYHDLHFTFSELYVGGEDVTKLASMCKLKSGRLVREISDSCLQFWGGMGFTNEVLVSRFYRDLRLVSIGGGADEVMLSIICKYMGILPQPPKKKK; the protein is encoded by the exons ATGCTGAAGCTTAATATTCTGTCCTTCAAAGTAGAAATTACATTAGACTACATATTAGATTTTATGATTGGCAGT TTGATTGACACAGAAATCAACCCACATGTTGACAGGTGGGAGGCTGAGGGACAGTTTCCAGCCCATGAGGTCTTCAAGAAGCTTGGACAGGCAGGTTTCCTTGGTGTCACAAAGCCTGAAG AATATGGAGGACTTGGCTTGGACTACACATACAGTGTTGCCATGGGGGAGGCTCTTGGCAATGTCACTTGTGGTGCAATCCCAATGGCTATTGCTGTGCAGACTGACATGGCAACACCTGCACTTGC CAGGTTTGGAAGTGACTATGTCAAAGAGCAGTTCCTAGCTCCAAGCATATCAGGAGACTTGGTCTCGTGTCTTGGAGTAAGTGAACCCTTCGGTGGATCGGATGTAGCCAGCTTGAAGACAACGGCCAGGCGAGAAGGGGACGACTTCGTCGTCAATGGCCAAAAGATGTGGATAACAAATGCTTTTCAGGCTGACTGGATGTGCCTTCTGGCCAACACCTCACAGGGAGCCCCACACAAGAACAAGTCCCTGATCTGCGTGCCCATGGATACTCCAg GAATTCATCTAAACAAGAGGATTGACAAAATGGGAATGCGTTCTTCAGATACGGCACAGATTTTCTTTGAGGATGTGAGGGTTCCTGCAAAGAATATCATTGGCCAAGAAGGAATGGGTTTCACTTATCAATCTCGGGTCAATAGGGAACTGTTA TTTCAAGAGGAACGTCTGGCTGCAGCTCCCTTGCTCTGGCCCCCCGGGAGTCTGTATCCGGGGGAAACCTCAAGTAAAAAAGGGACAGAGGGCCTTTGGCACCCCTTCCCAAAAATCGTACacccttcccccgggggggctGAATTTGGGGGAAAGTTGAGTCCCTGGGTCCTTGCTGATGGGCAACAG ATTTCAGAGTATCATGACTTACACTTCACATTTTCAGAACTCTATGTTGGTGGTGAAGATGTTACCAAATTGGCATCCATGTGTAAACTGAAGAGTGGTCGCCTAGTAAGGGAAATTTCTGACTCATGCCTGCAGTTCTGGGGAGGCATGGGATTCACAAATGAG GTTCTAGTGAGTCGTTTCTACCGGGACCTTAGGCTTGTGTCCATTGGGGGAGGGGCAGATGAGGTGATGCTGAGTATCATCTGCAAGTATATGGGCATCTTGCCACagccaccaaaaaagaaaaagtaa